In the Candidatus Poribacteria bacterium genome, ATTTTGAGTGGATTGAACCAACCCTTAAGCACGCAAGATTACAAGGCACAACGTTCAAGCCAGCGGAAAGAGATCACAGAACGTTATGAAGCGCGTGGATTATACGATCATGTGCCGACGCGCGTCCGACCGCCAACGGACGCGACGTTGCTCTGGGCGGAGTTTTTGAACGAAGAGCGGCGGGCTGATTTCCGATTAAATAAAAACTTCTTAGCAACACGGATACACCAGATCCAAGTTGCAAGAGAGTTCAATCGTATCTCACCGACAGCAATTGTGCAGTACGCCGTTGAATCCCTTGCAGGAACAGGGTTCCAAAGGCATTTGGATTTCTTGAAAAACGCTGAGCGTTATGCCGATGCATTCAACGATTTTCTCATCGCTGCCGATCGCGCAGATCCAGACAGTCTACATGTCCCCTTCGTTAAAGAAGGCATGTCTGATAAACCCGTCTCCTTTGAAAGCATTCCCAAATTTCAAGACAGCGTACGTTTAGGAGACGCATTCAAAGGCGCGATGTTAGACGTGATGCTATTGCTACTCTTTTTTACAGTGTTATTTGCGGCGGCACACGTTTCATTTCAACGGAAAGAAATATAATCACGGGTGCTTATTCTGCAAGCCTGCGCAGAACATTATGTGTAATCTGTTCAACGATAGCGTCGCCACCGGCTAATCCGTGCGACCAGTCGGTTGTGGCAGCAGTGAAGACCGTCCCGCCTTGTGTATAGATGCCCATCGTTGCGGCACCGGTTCTCCCTCTTTCCCAACGTTCGTACCATTCACAGTCATCCGGATGCCATCGGACAGGCGCGGTCGCGAGGATCGTGAAGCTTTCAGGCGTGCCGTCTTGATAGGTCGGCACCGGTAAACCGTTTTCAAGGGTCCACTCGCACCCGTCGCACTCGTAGCCGACAATCGTATTTGCACCACCAAAAGTATCGTCTCGCAAGAGGTCTGTCCCTTCAAAGACCCAATGTTCCGGACGGTGGACTGTGTATTCTCCCGCACCGTCCATAAACTGCCCATGACTCAAATGATACCCACCCTGCAGAAAACCTACACCCGTTAACTCATTTTCGGGGCGACCCACCAGATAGTGACTCCATAGCGTACTGAGCGTGCTGTGATCATCAGTCTTGTAGACGGGATCTTGATTGTAGGTCTGTTTCCAGCAGACGAGTGCCCTGCCGTCATCTTCAGAACGCACCTGCCAACAGACGGAATTCCCGCTGAAGAAGGCGGCGTTCCCGCCATTGGCGATGAATGCCTCAAGATGATCGCGCATCGGGGCAGACCAGTATTCATCATGTCCAACACTCAAGACGAGTTTGTAATGTTCCAAAATTTCAGGGTGAAATTCCAAATCGGAGTTCGCAGCATAATCAAGCGTATACCCGTTTTGTTCCGCCCAGACAATAAAAGCCGACTCCCAGTTGCTGAAGATACCACGAGTAGGGCGGTCAAACGAGACGCGGTTTCCCTGTATCTTGCTTGCGCCGTGATATCCGTAGAGACTGAAGCCACCCCAGTTGTTGTAGGCGTTATAGGTGTTAGTAGAGAGTTGGAGAAGCATCGGCGTGTTTGCGCCGGGCTTCGCGGGACGAACAATAAAGAAGAGCGTGCTTTCGGCAGTGCGGTGGTTCCTATAAATAGTGTCTCCGCCACCGTCTGTTGCGCGGAGTGTGCCTTCATAATAACCACTCTGCCATGTTTCAGGCACTTCAAGGCTAAAAACGGGTGACCATCCACATCCCTGCGATGACGCGTCTGCGGGAATCGGTTGTGCTTCACCGGGCAGCTCCGCCTGGCTCCAAACGACTTCACGCGTCGCACCGATGCGGGCAATCTCAAGTGAGTAGCTGCCTGCGCTCGTTGAAATGTGGAATGCAATTTCTTCACCGGGGGCATAACTGAGTTGATGGGTATATCCATCAATATAGAGCGGTCTGATTCGGTTTTCGGTTTGCGTTAAAGTTGCCATCCTGCCTCCTCTTTCGGTGTGTGACGGACCATCTGCTAAACAAAATATCAATGCGATCGGGCTATTTTCTTTGACTCTTTTCGCCAAATATGCTATTATTTTACAATCTTTTCGACTTTTGTCATCTTAATTCTCAGAATCATCCAAACTTTGGAATTGAATAAAAATGAAAAGCGATCAAAAACAGGTAACCCCACTGTCACCCGAACAGATGGATCAGTGGGAAAACGATGGCTATTTATTGCTAAAAGACGTTGTCCCGGAATCTGCTATCAATGGTGTGCGCGACAGTTTTGCCCGTGTCGTAGATGGCATCATTTGCGAGTTGAAAGCAGACGGGATTATCGAAGATGAAGGGTTAGAACTTCCATTTGAAACGCGATTCGCACAAGTCGCTGGTGAACATGCCAACCGCTTCGGTCGTTCTTGGCGTGACCAAGTTGCGACACCTGAAATTTTCGAGATACATCACGCGCCGCCACTCGTGGACGCAATCGGACAACTCACAGGTACAGATGTCATCGGACACCCCGTTTTCAATGCGCGTCCGAAACTTCCCGGTCAGCAATTGACGGTGGTCCCGTGGCATCAGGATAGTGGCTATTTCGGCACAGTCAGCGAAAGTTCCCTCATCCCGACTGCATGGATACCGTTGGTGCCAGTAGATGAGACCAACGGCTGCCTACAAGTGGTTGCGGGTTCACATCGATTAGGTGTGGTTGATCATCGGACAGAAGAACGGGAGGGAAGATTTCTTGAGGTAATGGACGAGCTTGTGGATACGTCTCGTATTGTCACGTGTCCTATGGAGTTGGGAGATGCCTTAGTATTCCACAACCTGACATTTCACCGATCGCTACCACACACCACAAGTAATATAGTCCGTTGGGCGATTGACATCCGGTATTTGCGAGATGGTGACCATCCCGGCACAATCTATTGGGGAGATCCTGATTTCAAATGGGTCATCCGTAGCGAAACACAGTCGGTGACACCTCTGACACAATGGCTCGAAATGTGGTAGCGGCTATAATAAAAAGCAGCCAATGCTGGCATAACAGTTACGATAACGTATGAAACGTGTGCCTTTCCAAACTTTACACGACGAATTTTATCGTGTGCTCGCTTCAGTCGGTTTTGCCGATGAGCGAGCAGTGCTATGTGCGCGACTCTTCGCCGAAAATCAACGCGACGGAGTCTATTCGCACGGACTCAACCGCTTTCCCGGATTCGTCGCTGGATTGGCGAGTAAACAGATCGACTTCCGCGCGCAACCCGAGAAAACCGAGAGTTTCG is a window encoding:
- a CDS encoding phytanoyl-CoA dioxygenase family protein; its protein translation is MKSDQKQVTPLSPEQMDQWENDGYLLLKDVVPESAINGVRDSFARVVDGIICELKADGIIEDEGLELPFETRFAQVAGEHANRFGRSWRDQVATPEIFEIHHAPPLVDAIGQLTGTDVIGHPVFNARPKLPGQQLTVVPWHQDSGYFGTVSESSLIPTAWIPLVPVDETNGCLQVVAGSHRLGVVDHRTEEREGRFLEVMDELVDTSRIVTCPMELGDALVFHNLTFHRSLPHTTSNIVRWAIDIRYLRDGDHPGTIYWGDPDFKWVIRSETQSVTPLTQWLEMW